In Longimicrobium sp., one genomic interval encodes:
- a CDS encoding GNAT family N-acetyltransferase, translating into MSLIIRRAHPDDAPRLAVLARAHAAAVTSEYVASHPVFTASEGTRLVGFYALEDEGERWTLRHLWVAAEWTGRGRGRWMFTDAVRRVRRARAAALRLVPERGAEAFFLKMGVAAVEGGPTLELDPATWEEPLADSVSGAAFAE; encoded by the coding sequence GTGTCGCTCATCATCCGCCGCGCCCACCCGGACGATGCGCCGCGCCTGGCCGTTCTGGCGCGCGCCCATGCCGCCGCGGTGACCTCGGAGTACGTGGCTTCGCATCCCGTATTCACCGCATCGGAGGGGACGCGGCTCGTAGGATTTTACGCGCTGGAGGACGAAGGGGAGCGGTGGACGCTGCGCCACCTCTGGGTCGCTGCGGAGTGGACGGGGCGGGGGCGCGGCCGGTGGATGTTCACGGACGCGGTGCGCCGCGTGCGCCGGGCCCGCGCCGCCGCGCTGCGCCTGGTGCCGGAGCGGGGGGCGGAGGCGTTCTTTCTGAAGATGGGCGTCGCCGCGGTGGAGGGCGGGCCGACGCTGGAGCTGGACCCCGCCACCTGGGAGGAGCCGCTCGCGGACAGCGTATCAGGCGCCGCCTTCGCCGAGTAG